One Algibacter sp. L3A6 genomic region harbors:
- a CDS encoding radical SAM protein, with amino-acid sequence MPVRKYTYYDFTLSLCPECLKRVDAKIVFENGNVYMLKRCKEHGNSKVLIADDIEYYKNIRNYNKPSETPYVFNTKTDYGCPYDCGLCPDHEQHSCLTVVEVTDRCNLTCPTCYAGSSPTYGRHRTLDEVKAMLDTIVRNEKEPDVVQISGGEPTIHPQFWEIMDYAKSLPIRHLMLNTNGIKIAKDIAFAERLKTYAPDFEIYLQFDSFENSVLQELRGADLNHIRAQAIANLNAVNLSTTLVVTLQKGLNDHEIGKIIEYALKQKCIRGVTLQPTQIAGRLENFNPETDRMTLTEVRRKIMEQTDIFNPDDLLPVPCNPDALVMGYALKLGEEVFPLTRYINPNDLLDNSKNTIIYEQDAQLQGKMVELFSTGNSVEVAEENLKSIMCCLPNIDAPNLGYDNLFRVIIMQFIDAYNFDVRAIKKSCVHIVDKDNKIIPFETMNLFYRDDKKARLEELRKEIL; translated from the coding sequence ATGCCTGTTAGAAAATATACGTATTACGATTTTACTTTAAGTTTATGTCCCGAGTGTTTAAAACGTGTGGATGCTAAAATTGTATTCGAAAATGGTAATGTTTATATGCTTAAGCGTTGCAAGGAACACGGGAATTCTAAGGTGTTAATTGCCGACGATATTGAGTATTACAAAAATATACGGAATTACAATAAACCTAGTGAAACGCCTTATGTTTTTAACACCAAAACCGATTATGGTTGCCCCTACGATTGTGGGTTGTGCCCAGACCATGAGCAGCATAGTTGCTTAACAGTTGTGGAGGTTACAGATCGCTGTAATTTAACGTGCCCAACTTGTTATGCAGGCTCGTCGCCAACCTATGGAAGACATAGAACTTTAGACGAGGTGAAGGCCATGCTGGACACTATTGTGCGCAATGAAAAGGAGCCTGATGTGGTGCAAATTTCGGGTGGAGAACCCACTATACATCCACAGTTTTGGGAGATTATGGATTATGCAAAATCGTTACCAATTAGGCATTTAATGCTGAATACTAACGGTATAAAAATTGCTAAGGATATCGCTTTCGCGGAACGGTTAAAAACCTATGCACCCGATTTTGAGATTTATTTACAATTCGACTCTTTTGAGAATAGCGTTTTGCAGGAATTACGTGGCGCAGATTTAAACCATATTAGAGCGCAGGCTATTGCTAATTTAAACGCTGTAAACCTATCGACCACATTGGTTGTTACGTTACAAAAAGGATTGAACGACCATGAAATTGGAAAAATTATAGAGTATGCTTTAAAGCAAAAATGTATTCGTGGTGTAACGTTGCAACCTACGCAAATTGCTGGCCGATTGGAGAATTTTAATCCGGAAACGGATAGAATGACTTTAACGGAAGTGAGAAGAAAAATAATGGAACAAACTGATATTTTTAATCCGGACGATTTATTGCCTGTGCCTTGCAATCCAGATGCTTTAGTGATGGGTTATGCTTTGAAATTGGGTGAAGAAGTTTTTCCGTTAACCCGATATATAAATCCGAACGATTTGCTAGACAATAGTAAAAACACCATTATTTATGAGCAAGATGCACAACTACAAGGTAAAATGGTTGAACTCTTTAGCACCGGAAACTCTGTTGAAGTTGCCGAAGAAAACTTAAAATCTATTATGTGCTGTTTACCTAATATTGATGCGCCAAATTTGGGTTATGATAATTTGTTTCGGGTAATCATTATGCAGTTTATTGATGCTTATAATTTTGATGTACGTGCCATAAAAAAATCGTGTGTGCATATTGTGGATAAAGACAATAAAATTATACCTTTTGAAACCATGAATTTGTTTTATCGTGATGATAAAAAAGCCAGATTAGAAGAACTTAGAAAAGAAATATTATGA
- a CDS encoding HmuY family protein, which produces MNNKLSTLILCISALVFSSCSSDDTPTEPIQIVIEGAAVSPEVGGPNEQNQVYIDLSSNATTAIQRDSWDLGFYSGSEFRVAINGSIYMAVAELNETDIDAVSSTSTEVQDLQPLVAVGTYQAENIIYVDSPEGAITNTAISEISTTDTDNKVYLVNLGNAVGTETSATGSVSISGDSRGWKKIRVLKSGDDYVLQYADLDATTHEEVAISKDSNYNFTFFSFNTEAIVSVEPEKTNWDLNFTVFTNEIEGYGSYGYSDFVVNNVKANAQVYMVDTEVDALTYADFTLANVNSANFNNDQRGIGSSWRNGGGPGSLPSLKDNVFYVVNDTDGNLYKLQFLALTNADGERGYPEFVYSLLQ; this is translated from the coding sequence ATGAATAACAAATTATCAACTTTAATTTTATGTATTTCAGCTCTTGTTTTTTCGAGTTGTAGTAGTGACGATACACCAACTGAACCTATACAAATAGTAATTGAAGGTGCTGCGGTATCTCCAGAAGTTGGTGGGCCAAACGAGCAAAACCAAGTTTATATCGATTTAAGTTCTAATGCAACAACAGCTATCCAAAGAGATTCTTGGGATTTAGGTTTTTATTCCGGATCTGAATTTCGAGTTGCTATAAATGGTTCAATTTATATGGCTGTAGCCGAATTAAACGAAACCGACATTGATGCTGTAAGTTCAACGTCTACCGAAGTACAAGATTTACAACCTTTAGTGGCTGTTGGGACATACCAAGCTGAAAACATTATATATGTAGATTCTCCAGAAGGTGCAATTACAAATACTGCCATTTCAGAAATATCTACTACCGATACAGATAACAAAGTGTATTTAGTAAACTTAGGAAACGCCGTAGGTACAGAAACTTCTGCTACAGGTAGTGTTTCTATTTCCGGAGATTCTAGAGGATGGAAAAAAATACGTGTTTTAAAAAGTGGAGACGATTATGTTTTGCAATATGCAGATTTAGACGCTACCACTCATGAAGAAGTAGCTATTTCTAAAGATTCTAATTACAACTTTACATTCTTTAGTTTTAATACAGAAGCTATAGTAAGTGTAGAACCAGAAAAAACAAATTGGGATTTAAATTTCACCGTTTTCACTAATGAAATAGAAGGTTATGGATCTTACGGGTATTCCGATTTTGTTGTAAATAATGTAAAAGCAAATGCGCAAGTTTATATGGTGGATACTGAGGTAGATGCGCTTACTTATGCCGATTTTACTTTAGCAAACGTTAATAGCGCAAATTTTAATAACGACCAACGCGGTATTGGTAGTAGCTGGAGAAATGGTGGTGGCCCAGGATCTCTACCTTCTTTAAAAGACAATGTATTTTATGTGGTAAACGATACCGACGGAAACCTATATAAATTACAATTTTTAGCATTAACCAACGCTGATGGCGAGCGTGGTTACCCTGAGTTTGTTTATAGCCTGTTGCAATAG
- a CDS encoding TonB-dependent receptor plug domain-containing protein, translated as MNNLEEVVVTGQYNPQSIRKSVNSVIVINREQIENQAANNLADLLNYNLNLTVIPNAKSGKSTISFFGLDAQYFNVLIDNIPLVSDNGLGNNIDLTQINLDDIARIEIVEGAMGVEYGANAVSGVINIITKTSIDNNWRVQAFLQEETVSDEYAWFDEGRHIQGLNISHNINDNWFGRVGINRNQFAGFYNAQLGENHYQNDGLRGYDWLPKTQINSNIFLNYKKKSFSLSYKSEYFNEVINYYDAAVRANIDTETQTSNPSATDKIFTTNRFLNNLNLNGHFTSGANYGLSLSYQQQTRDLNEFNYYILTQERTNETDETYQSSHVFFAKGLVSNLVKSDVFNFQLGFESRLMKGFDTEASGDVTELDKEQKQNNTAVFGSSEFNLSEKFSIRPGIRYEYNSLFHSKLISSFSTRYLMKHDFELRGNIGTSYRTPSFSELYYYFVDSNHDVQGNENLNPENGFSAAINLKKRSWIDDVSLINTFKITYLDVNDKIDLAVVNTSPLQYQYINIDAYKLWGITSENKIKTNNWSFNLGATLQGISRIANNEVNANNDFLYSYQINTSANYFIKKWNTGLTLLLKHNGEQKDYVGSGTDDDGNSVFEKATTNAYSWLDASIKKSFFNNKIQATLGGRNLLDVTDVRVSGSSSGAVHAGTNSSLLLGYGRSYYLKLLYNLNF; from the coding sequence ATGAATAACTTAGAGGAAGTTGTGGTGACTGGGCAATACAACCCGCAATCCATAAGAAAATCGGTTAACAGTGTTATCGTTATAAACCGCGAACAAATTGAAAATCAGGCAGCCAATAATTTAGCCGATTTACTGAATTATAATCTAAACTTAACCGTTATACCTAATGCAAAAAGCGGAAAATCTACCATTTCGTTTTTTGGTTTAGATGCTCAGTATTTTAATGTTTTGATTGATAATATTCCGTTAGTAAGTGATAATGGTTTGGGTAATAATATCGATTTAACTCAAATAAATTTAGATGATATTGCTCGTATTGAAATTGTGGAAGGCGCCATGGGTGTGGAGTATGGAGCCAATGCTGTTTCGGGTGTTATTAACATTATCACAAAAACATCAATAGATAATAATTGGCGTGTTCAGGCATTTTTACAAGAGGAAACGGTAAGCGATGAGTATGCTTGGTTTGATGAAGGTAGGCATATTCAAGGTTTAAATATTTCGCATAATATTAATGACAATTGGTTTGGTCGTGTTGGTATAAACCGAAATCAGTTTGCGGGATTTTATAATGCACAACTAGGTGAAAACCATTATCAAAACGATGGTTTACGCGGGTATGATTGGCTCCCAAAAACACAAATAAATTCTAATATATTTTTAAATTATAAGAAGAAATCCTTCAGTTTATCTTATAAATCGGAATATTTTAATGAGGTCATTAATTATTACGACGCTGCTGTTCGTGCCAATATTGATACCGAAACACAAACGAGTAATCCGTCGGCAACTGATAAAATTTTCACGACCAATAGATTTTTAAATAATTTAAATCTTAACGGACATTTTACATCCGGAGCAAATTATGGACTGTCGCTTTCTTACCAACAGCAAACACGCGATTTAAACGAGTTTAATTATTACATACTTACCCAAGAAAGAACAAACGAAACCGATGAAACTTATCAGTCTAGTCATGTGTTTTTTGCAAAAGGTTTGGTGAGTAATTTGGTAAAAAGCGATGTGTTTAACTTTCAATTAGGGTTTGAAAGCCGCTTAATGAAAGGCTTTGATACCGAAGCTTCTGGAGATGTTACTGAGTTAGATAAGGAACAAAAGCAAAATAATACAGCTGTTTTTGGCTCTTCGGAATTTAACTTAAGTGAAAAATTCTCAATTCGACCAGGAATTCGATATGAGTACAATTCGCTATTTCATTCCAAATTAATAAGTTCTTTTAGCACGCGCTATTTAATGAAACATGATTTTGAATTGCGAGGGAATATCGGTACATCGTACCGTACGCCAAGCTTTAGCGAGTTGTATTACTATTTTGTAGATTCTAATCACGATGTGCAAGGGAATGAAAATTTAAATCCTGAAAATGGATTTTCAGCGGCTATAAATCTTAAAAAACGAAGCTGGATAGATGATGTTTCGCTTATAAATACTTTTAAAATCACTTATCTTGATGTTAATGATAAAATAGATTTAGCCGTTGTAAATACTTCGCCTTTGCAGTATCAGTATATCAATATTGATGCTTATAAATTATGGGGAATAACTTCGGAAAATAAAATTAAAACCAATAATTGGTCTTTCAATTTAGGCGCTACGCTTCAGGGTATTTCCCGAATTGCAAATAATGAAGTAAATGCCAATAATGATTTTCTGTATTCGTATCAAATAAATACAAGCGCGAATTACTTCATTAAAAAATGGAATACAGGCTTAACTCTGCTTTTAAAACACAACGGCGAACAGAAAGATTACGTGGGTTCTGGAACCGATGACGATGGAAACTCCGTATTCGAAAAAGCAACAACCAATGCTTACTCGTGGTTAGATGCATCTATTAAAAAGTCTTTTTTCAACAATAAAATTCAAGCTACTCTAGGAGGTAGAAACTTGCTCGATGTAACCGATGTAAGAGTTAGCGGCTCTTCTAGTGGCGCTGTTCATGCAGGTACTAACAGTTCGTTATTACTGGGTTATGGCCGATCTTATTATTTAAAACTTTTATACAATCTTAACTTTTAA
- a CDS encoding DUF6607 family protein gives MKKLALLALISLTTSINGFAQNKKKQDAAAIKKMCGCFEVTFNFAETFNYSEDSLYKPSETKIDKGLEWAQLVEDDKNKISIQHLLQVGPPNSPYIVKHWRQDWLYENTDFYMFNGDNTWNFVTKPKAEVKGQWTQKVYQVDDSPRYEGSGTWVHVDGKNYWENTTDAPLPRREYTKRSDYNVTTRGNRHEITSTGWVHDQDNSKVIREAGKADVILAKEKGYNTYVKVADSKCKAAADWWTENQDKWALVRNKWNAVYNRNTNLSLEEKVDNKPLYKFLFDNENYNTSEKINPVIESFVK, from the coding sequence ATGAAAAAACTAGCACTATTAGCTTTAATTTCCTTAACAACATCCATAAATGGGTTTGCTCAAAACAAAAAAAAACAAGATGCCGCAGCTATTAAAAAGATGTGTGGTTGTTTTGAGGTAACTTTTAATTTTGCAGAAACTTTCAACTATAGTGAAGACTCGCTTTACAAACCATCGGAAACCAAAATTGATAAAGGTTTGGAATGGGCTCAATTGGTTGAAGATGACAAAAACAAAATTTCTATTCAGCACTTATTGCAAGTTGGCCCACCAAACAGCCCTTATATTGTGAAGCACTGGAGACAAGATTGGCTTTATGAAAACACCGATTTTTATATGTTTAATGGTGATAATACTTGGAATTTTGTTACTAAACCAAAGGCCGAAGTTAAAGGGCAATGGACGCAAAAAGTATATCAGGTAGATGATAGCCCACGTTACGAAGGTTCGGGAACTTGGGTACACGTAGACGGTAAAAATTACTGGGAAAATACTACCGATGCACCACTACCAAGACGAGAATACACAAAACGTAGCGATTACAATGTAACCACACGTGGCAACCGTCATGAAATAACAAGCACTGGTTGGGTACACGATCAAGATAACAGTAAAGTAATTCGTGAAGCTGGCAAAGCTGATGTGATTTTAGCTAAAGAAAAAGGATATAACACTTACGTGAAAGTAGCCGATAGCAAATGTAAAGCTGCTGCCGATTGGTGGACAGAAAACCAAGATAAATGGGCACTTGTTCGTAACAAATGGAATGCTGTTTATAACAGAAACACCAACCTTAGTTTGGAAGAAAAAGTAGACAACAAGCCACTTTACAAGTTTTTGTTTGATAACGAAAACTACAATACTTCAGAAAAAATTAATCCGGTAATAGAATCTTTTGTAAAATAA
- a CDS encoding ankyrin repeat domain-containing protein produces the protein MKQLITIALILVCTINAFAQDTNLLRDKKFWANKPSLEKIKQTIKEGNSPSELTAFGFDAVTSSIFAKADFNITKYLLSFEENGVNKLTHDGRTYLFWAAYSGNLELVNYLLKNGAKTDVIDDKGSSPLIFAAAAGQTNTKIYDALIAHGANVLTETSKDGANALLLLVPKLSDFELVSYFEAKGIDLKSKDNYGNGVFNYTAKSGNIDMLKKLVAKGIEYNTINKNGGNAFIFASQGGRGHSNGIEVYNYLESLGIEANVTTKNGTNPLHNVATNTKDIKILDYFIKKGVDVNKQDENGNTPFIKAAQSNSLDIVKYLEPLNKDINLLNKKGQSALTLAVERNKPEVVSFLLANNADAKIVDKEGNNLAYYLVNTYSKRQKAGFNEKAELLKASKVDFTASQAGNNTLYQIAIEKLDLDLLKFLEPIKIDINTTNKDGLSVLHIAAMKAKDASILKYLIEQGADKNSVTEFEESVFDLAQENEILKANAIDINFLK, from the coding sequence ATGAAACAATTAATAACAATTGCATTAATATTAGTATGCACTATCAATGCCTTTGCGCAGGACACAAACTTATTACGCGACAAAAAATTTTGGGCAAATAAACCCAGTTTAGAAAAAATAAAACAAACCATTAAGGAAGGTAATAGCCCGTCGGAATTAACTGCTTTTGGTTTTGATGCTGTAACAAGTTCTATCTTTGCTAAAGCCGATTTTAACATTACTAAATATTTATTAAGTTTTGAAGAAAATGGTGTTAACAAACTAACACACGATGGCAGAACCTACTTATTTTGGGCAGCTTACTCCGGAAATTTAGAGCTCGTAAATTACCTATTAAAAAACGGTGCGAAAACAGATGTTATTGATGATAAAGGAAGTTCTCCATTAATTTTCGCAGCTGCCGCAGGACAAACAAACACCAAAATATATGATGCTTTAATAGCTCACGGAGCTAACGTACTTACTGAAACAAGTAAAGATGGAGCCAATGCGCTTTTACTTCTAGTTCCTAAACTGTCAGATTTTGAACTTGTCAGCTATTTTGAAGCTAAAGGCATCGATTTAAAAAGTAAAGATAATTACGGAAATGGCGTATTTAATTACACGGCAAAATCGGGAAATATAGATATGCTTAAAAAGCTTGTCGCTAAAGGTATTGAATACAATACCATCAATAAAAACGGTGGAAATGCTTTTATTTTTGCTAGCCAAGGTGGTCGTGGCCATTCTAATGGTATTGAGGTTTACAACTATCTAGAAAGCTTAGGTATTGAAGCCAATGTTACTACTAAAAACGGGACAAACCCATTACATAACGTTGCTACAAACACTAAAGACATCAAGATTTTAGATTACTTTATAAAAAAAGGAGTCGATGTTAATAAGCAAGATGAAAACGGAAATACGCCATTTATAAAAGCAGCACAATCTAATAGTTTAGACATTGTAAAATATTTAGAGCCGCTTAATAAAGATATTAATTTATTAAACAAAAAAGGACAATCGGCTTTAACCCTTGCAGTAGAACGTAACAAGCCAGAAGTTGTATCTTTTTTATTAGCAAACAATGCCGATGCTAAAATTGTAGATAAAGAAGGCAACAATTTAGCTTACTATTTAGTAAACACGTACAGTAAAAGACAAAAAGCTGGTTTTAACGAAAAGGCAGAACTATTAAAAGCTAGTAAAGTAGATTTTACAGCTTCGCAAGCCGGTAATAATACCTTATACCAAATCGCGATAGAGAAACTAGATTTAGATTTACTAAAATTTTTAGAACCAATAAAAATCGACATCAATACTACTAATAAAGATGGCCTTTCAGTACTTCATATTGCAGCCATGAAAGCGAAAGATGCTTCAATTTTAAAATACCTAATTGAACAAGGTGCCGATAAAAATTCTGTAACAGAATTTGAGGAATCTGTTTTCGATTTAGCACAAGAAAACGAGATACTAAAAGCAAATGCAATCGATATTAACTTCTTAAAATAA